Sequence from the Macaca thibetana thibetana isolate TM-01 chromosome 20, ASM2454274v1, whole genome shotgun sequence genome:
AGCATCAGTGGCTGTGAGCATGGCCACCAGAGTCCCGGGCTCCACATCCTCAGGGAGGCTTATAGGCCCAatctggagaaggaggagggatggTGAGTGAGCCCCCTGCCAGCATCCTTCCCAAGGTCTTCTCCCCTGCGTCTGCTTACCTGGGAAGTGGTGAACTCAGGGGCGTGATCATTGATGTCTGTGACTTCGACTTCGACCTCACACGTGCTGCTGAAGCCTAGGGCAGGGAGGACATGTTGGTGAGGTCAGGGTAGGAACAGAGGGCTCTCATGGGGTCTCATGGGGTCATGGGGACCTGGGCCACCAATCAGGGCACTTACCACCCTCTGCGCCTGCCAGGTCCATGGCCAGCACCAAAAGCAGGATGTTCTGGCCAGCTTGCAGTGGGAGTGCCCCCAGTGTCACACTGCCTGAAGTGGAGTCCACCTGGAAGGCTCTCCCCTCTACCCCATCCTCAGACTCAGGGTTCAGGAGCTGATACACAATATGGGAATTGGGGGAGCCTGGGGCATCTGCATCCTCTGCTGACAGTCTAGTCACTTCAGTACCTGCAAGACAGCACCCGCCTGGCTAGGACCACAGCCCAGCCGGGAGGCCTTACCCCACCCACTCCTTATTTTGTGCCGAACTGAACttgagcttgtgtgtgtgtgtgtgtgtgtgtgtgtgtgtgtgtgtgtatgttacgGAGGGACATTGACATGGAGCCTGAGGCTGGGTCCTTATCCCAGAGAAGAGCAAGACTGGGTGGTTCATAGAGACTTCGCCCCTCTCCCATCCCATAGCTCACCTGGGGGGCTGAGCTCAGGGATGCTGACTGCGGGGCCACGTGGAGGGCAGACAGGCACGTTGTCATTCTCATCCATCACCAGCACATGCAGCTCCAGAGGGGCTGCATAATCCTCGCCACGGGAATTCTGAGCCCACACCTGGAGCACGTACTGTGGTGGGCAGTAGGGGGCTTCAGGTCAGGACCAAGGGCAGTTCCAGCCTTGCCTGGCTCTGAGTTTCCTTCTGGTGGGCCAGCTGCAGCTCTTCGGGGCTCTttcccactgcctcagcctctattGTAGTTGTGACACCCCCAAAAGCCAACTAGACAGTGACCAAGCACCCCCAGCCTGTGTCCCTGACTCCCCGTTCAtatcacctcagcctgggcttCTGTGTCCAGCTCTCTGGTCACGTAGAGGTTTCCCTCTGCATCCACATCAAACGGTCCCAGGGGATGGCTCTCCAGGCGATAGTGCACATCAACCCCACTCCAGTGTACCTGGGGGGGACATCCCGGGCCAAGGGGCAGGAGCAATCCATGTCAGCCCTTGTGCCCCATCTGATTTCTGGGTGAGGAGCCTGAGCCGCAACTGTGTGACCCAGGCAAGGTGCTGCCCTTCCTGGGCCTGGAGTCCAGGTGGGATCCTTCTGTTCAGGGTACATGTTGTTAGTGGCCTTGCCCTGGTCCAAACCTGGACCCTGCCCAACGTGCCTGAGTGACCAGGTTACTTTATTTTCTACCGTCTCAGCCTGGGCCTGACCCCAGGGCATTCCTAGAAGAGGCCTGAGACATTCCTAGCCCGGGGTGACAATCCCTATGGCAGCAAGAGGTAGCAGCTGTTCTCCCTGAGGAAGCCTTGGGCAAGTTCAAGAGGTCAGAGCACAGAGTCACGCCTGCTAGAGGATGGCAGGGCAGGCGAGGGGCTGTGGGCCTGCGCCCGGGGCTTTGAACACCCCAGTCCATAGCAGGAAGTGATGGGAGGAGTGGAGGGAGGAGCAGGGGTCATGTGAGTTCCAGACCCAGCCCCCAAATATCCATGAGTCTTGGGCCCAGCTGCACCATCCATGGGGCTGCTTCAGCCACTGACAGCCGCTTACTCACCTGGGCAATGTGGTGCGGGTATAGGACTTTGAGATTCTCTGCCAGGTGGATAGGCTCTAGGGGCACCCAGGTGCTCTCTATGATGGAGACTTCCACAGTGGCAATGGCCTGGTGGCCTGAGGCCTGGTCGCCCATGTCCTTGACCTGTACCAACAGCCGGTAGGTCTTCTCCAGGGCGTGATCAAGGCTGGTGCTCCCTAGAACAGGGAGGATGGTCAACTGAGCAGGCAGCTGGGGAGCAGGGGCCAgggcatcattctcagcagataCCAGACACAAAACCAAGCATACGGCCGGTGACTGGGACACTCTCTTGGCCAAGGGAAGAGAGGAACTTTAAGCACTATTGTGAGCCTCCAACCAGGACATGACAGTTTGCAAAGCCACCTCCGTATCTCTCCACACAACGAATGCAAGATAGACTAGAGGGGTAGGTGGATGACCAGGATGAGGAGGTAGGTAGACGGTAGATGATGGGCTGGTTGGATGAATGGGTGGTTGACTTGGTAGGTGGATGGGAGTTTGAGTGTGAGAATTGAAGAGTGTAGTGATGGGTGATTGGATGGACTGTGTAGGCGGTTGGGTGGTAGGTGGGTGAATGCATGGCTGGCTATGATGGTGTCTGATTCACTTTTCTTTCCATCCCTAGTTCATGCCTCTGGTTTGAACTTCTAGGTCCAGGTCTCTTCTGCCATCAGTCACAAGGTCGCCCAGCAACATCTTAGGCTGTAACCCCTTAGACTGTTCCTATCCTTGTTCCTTAGGCCCAGGTCTCCGTGGAGCGTGGAGTTGAGGCCCTCCATTCACACCATTTCCTAACTCTACATGCCTGGCCCTGCCTCCACAGCCCCCTGCCTTGTTGCTGTCTCCACCTAGAGtgcccttccctccttttttacCTCTCAAGTTCCCACCCACGCTTGTCTTATGGTTCAGATACCACCTTCTCCAGCTTTCACTGACCCTCCCTCCCCAGCACACCCTGCTCAGGCTCACCCTTGGGGCTGAGGGCCAGAGCCCCCTGCCGAGGCTCCAGCTGGAACATGTCTGGGAAAGGCTGGGCTGGAGCCTGGCTCAGGATGCGGAATCGAAGATCCGAGTTGGCTGTGCCTGGCTCATCCTGGTCTGAAGCctcaaggaagaggaaggggatgCCTGGTTCATGGTGGGAGGGTAAACTGTAAGGGATAGAGAGGGTGGGGAGAGTCTCCCATGCCTCTCCTATTTCTCCTCTGTCCTTTCTTCCCTATCCATCATCACATCAGGACTCTGGAGATGAGTCACGGCTTTTCGTCCTACTTcccagatgagcaaactgaggccaAGAGTGGATGGTACCCTCAGTGGAGTAGGGAGGTACAAGATGGGACAGAAATGGTACAGgatgggccaggctcagtggctcatgcctgtaatcccagcactttgggagatcgaggtgggcggatcacctgaggccaggagttcgagaccaacctggccgaaaaggcgaaaccccgtctctactaaaaatacaaaaaattaaccaggtttggtggcgggcacctgtaatcccagctacttgggaggctgaggcaggagaattgcttaaacctaggaggcagaggttgcaacgagccaagatcacgccattgcactccagcctggggggcgacagagtgagactctatctcagaaaaacaaaaacaaaaacaaaaaaacaaaacaaaacaaaacaaaaaagcaaagcaaagcaagaaaagaaatgggaCAGAAATGGCTGACCTGTCCTATGCCAACTGTCTGGCCATCTCTTTGCTCTTTGCCGTTCCATCAAGGCCCACCTGACCTTACTGTAAATTGTCTGACCTGGTCACTCACCAGGCCTGGTGCCCCGGCTCAGCTGAGCTCTGTAGATGGCTTGAGAGAAATGGGGCACCTGGTCATTCTCGTCTTTCACACGCACAAGCACAGGCTGTGGACCCCACAAAACACGTCTATCCTGTGTCTCCAGGGTGACCTGGCAGGAAAGGGGAATCAGCGTCTGGCCCTGCCTTGCCTGCGCtcccccacacctggcccagccaTACCTGTAGCTGGTACTCTGCCTGCTCCTCTCGGTCCAGGGCCCTGGTCACCAGCAGGAAGCCAGAATCTGGATCCATAGCAAATGGGCCCTGAGCTGCCTTGCCTGAGTCCCCTGACAGCATGATCTGGCCTTCAGCCCCCTCACGGGGCAGCAGCAGCTGATGGGGGTGAACAGAAGTGAAGGCAGCAGTGGCCAGGCCTGGGAGATGACCCCCTTCCACCTGATGGCCTCATTTTGcatgtggggaaactgagtctcagagacaTCTGACTcctgtctgaggtcacacagtcagTAAGCATCAGgactgagactcagagacagaACTCTTTTCCCTGGACCTGGTGCTCCCCAAAACTCCCTGCCCTTCTTTCTGAAGCTTGAAACCTCACCACCAAGATTTCATTCTTTAACCTAAAGCTGTACTCTCCGCTAGGATTAAAATCTGTTAGTCATTCCCACTGCAGGTTGAACATCTCTaacctgaaaatctgaaatctgaaatactccaaaatctgaCACTTTTTGAGCATCAACATGATGTGACAAGTGGAGAATGCCGcatctgacctcatgtgacaggtcaCAGTCAACACATAGTCAGAACTTCGTTTCATgcacaaaatcattaaaaatattcaccCAGGAGCAGTGACGCACACTGGGCTCTTGGCCCCTCAAGGACTTTATTGGAATTTCACCTCTATACCTTCAGCTCCTTCTCGCCATAGCCTCCCCAGCTCGCAAATCCCAAagtcgtaatcccagcacttcgggaggccaagacgggcagatcacctgaggtcaggtgttcaagaccagcctggccaacatggcaaaaccctgtctctactaaaaatacaaaaaaaaaaaaaaaaaaaaaaaaaaattagttgggtgtggtggtgcatgcctgtaatcccagctactcaggagggtgaggcaggagaatctcttgtacccaggaggtggaagttgcagtgagctgagatcgcactactgcactccagcccagggggccaagagcgaaacttcgtctcaaaagaaaaaaaaatgtataacgttaccttcaggctatgtgtataaggtgtatatgaaacataaatgaatttcgtGTCTAGATTTGGGTTGCattccccaagatatctcatgatgtatatgcaaatactctaaaatctgaaaaaaaatccagaatctgaaacacttctggtctcaagcatttcagatagGGGACACTCAACCTGTATAACATGGATAACCTGTATAACATGTATAACTCTCTGGAAAGCAAGGTTTCAAAGAGAAACAGCAAGAGGAAGGGTGCCAGAGGAAGGAGAAGCAGGACTTTGTGGGGAGGGattccccccaccctcccacccccccaGCTCTCTGGCTCACCTTGGTCAGGTATAAAGGGAAATTCCCACCGTAGTTTTCTGGAATTTCCACAGACAGCTCTGCAGGCTGGGCCTCCGGGAGAGCCTGTGGGAGGATTCTCACCTTGTCACCAGGCTCTATCTTCCTGCCTGGGCACTGGGACCCAACAGAAGAGGGGAATTTCTGCCCCTTCTCAGGGCCTGGCCGTACCTTAGTCCATCCACCCGTGCTCTGGCCTTTGACCTCCTCATCCCACGATagctctgtagtcccagctctgaCCCCTCCCATGCTTTGCACCGTTCTCACAGTCAGTGCAATTCGTCCAGGTGGAGTTAGGGGCAAGGGTGTCAACCCCCAAGGCCAAGACCTGAAGGAGTGGGGGCAGTGCCCAGCTCACCTGGGGGACAGAGATGCAAAGCAGCCACAGCCAGGCAGGGACCATGGTCAGGACGGGCCTGAGGGACATAGCAGTGAGGAGCCAGcccaggtgggtggggaggggctttCCTTCCCACACACACAGCTAGTGGGATCGCACTGCAGGCtagcctcctcttcctcccctgcaAAGGAGCTGAGGTTCCCCATCTGCTGCAGGGTAGTGCCCTGCTCCTCAGCCAGGCCCACCAAGGCCCCCAGGCCCAGCCACCCTGCGTCTGGGCTCTTGGCCCCTCAAGCACTCTATCGGAATTTCACCTCTAGACCTTCAGCTCCTTCTCACCATAGCCTCCCCAACTTGCAGATCCCAAAGTGGTAATTTTCTAGCAACCCCCCAAATCACAAAAGTTTGAAGCTGGAAAGTTCCTGAAGACTTGGAGCGTCACTTCCTGAAGTCACCTCTTGTTGCTGGCAAGGCCTGAAGGCTGGGGTCTGGCCAAGGTCACAGAGGACTTGACCACAGGAAGATTCCTCCTAGCTCAGGGCCTCCTGGACTGTCCTGCCTCCCACTGCCACCTTCTAGACAAGGAGAGCCCCCGGAGCAGGAGCCTGGCTCTTGTCTCATCATTTTCCAGCCCTTGTCATGGAGCTGGGCAGACAGAGCAGCAACAAATCAACAACCTCTCTAAGATGAGGCCCTGGGAATTCTTTCTCAGACGGCGAGGACAGAGCAGTGTTTCTCCTTTTCCCGCCACCAACCCCAGCCTCAGCCAtgccctcccctccactcccagcccctcaccctccaATGCCCAAGACTGGCTCCCTTGGTCCAGCTGCTAAGCAAAAGGGCTTCTTCTCCAGGGAGctctggccaggctgggctgggtggggcAAGGCAGGGCACTTGAGCAGGTAGGAGGGTTCAGCCACGCTtgctcaggaatggaaaaggcCACTGGGCCCATAGCAGCAGGCCTGGCCCCGCCCAGCCCCCCAAGTTACTCATTGACTTTGGAAAGTTTAGGAGCTGCTCAGCATCCGTGACTGCCAGCCCCGGGAGGTGGGGAGATGGTTGGCCTGGCACTCCCTCGACCCCAACACAGCCCAGGGGGTATTCCTTGGCCCTCTGGGTCTGGACACTACTTTTTCTGTGGCTCCAGACTTGGTCTCACTTATCTCCCAGGCTCCAGCGTCTGCAGCCACACCCTTGCACACTCTGTTCCTTGTGCCTGGAACACCCTTCCCACTCGTTCATGTGTGTGGTAAGCACCTGCTCATGCTTCAGTATTCAGCTCAAATACTCCTTTTTCCAGGAAACTTCCCCTGTGTTCCCAGGCTGGTTCAGGAGTCTCCTCTGGGAACGCCCCACCCCCTCACGCCATGCCATGTGCTATCTCTATTAATACACAGAGGACACCAGATTGTCATTGTCTGCGTCTTCCATTAGACTGGGAGCCCCTTGAGAGCAGAACTCAGGGACTCAGAAATGACCTGGCTCTCGTTCTGCCCTGGCAGCTCCCCATGGCTTGTGGAACTAAGACAAGGAGCTGGAGGTGGCAAAGGATGGATGAGCAGTGCATGAGTGGAAGTGGGTATTGGGGCTCCAGACCACCCCCCAGGGGGACCTGTGGTGGGGGAGTGCAGCAGCCTGTGAGCTCCCCAAGTCCTTACACTGGCCACTCAACAGTGACAGGGCTGAGACAATGGGCGGTCTTGTGCCTCTAAGAAGATTAAACCGGCTCAGGCGACCTTGAGGGAGTTACAGGGCTGAACACGGGCTCTCCCCGCAATGAGGGCAGCCAAGCAGAGCCAGGAGACACTTCTGAGGCCTGGGAGTCTGGAACgaggggagagggtgggaagaTCCTGGTCTCCATTCCCTCCCCAGCCTTGGTCCCCGCGAAGCCTCCCATGGTCCCCGTGAAGTCCTTCCCACTGTGTACCTGATTAGTCTCTCTCAGGTCAGAAGCTACCCCCAGCTGCCCCCAGCCTTGTCACAAGCTGAGTGCCTGCTTCAGGGTCACTCTGGCACCCAACCAGGAGCAGTGCATTGTGGAGAGGTTGAAGGGGGTTTCAAACGTGTTAAGCTCCTGCTATGTGCCCAGCACTGCTCTGAGCACATACCTTCATTATGCCACATACTGTGTTCTGAAGGGGCATTGCACCCATGTCACACGCTGGGGCACAGAGAAGCTGAGTGGTTTGCCTACGGTCACACAGTCaataagtgacagagccaggaagGCCTGAGGACCCTCACTTGCTCTGAAAATACCATGCCTTCTGTATTCCTTGAAGTATGTtgggaggaggggcagagcaGCAACAGCTCTGAGAAGTTACCTCTGCCCTGGGGAGCACGTGGGTGCATCTCAGCACTCCCTGGTACATGGAGGGGCAGCCCTCAAGCCTCCTCCTGCAATTCAACAAGCTGCAGTCAGGATTCTAACCAGGTTGCCAGGGCTCCCTGGAGTCTGTGGAATGAATAAATTGAACTAAGGAAGGAACGTATGGACCCTGGCCCAGAACCTTCTTAGAAACTGCCCCCCACCTCGCCCCAGGCTGCCTCCAGGCTTTGGAGATGGGCAGACCTGTATACCAGTCCCCACTCAGCCACTTCCCACCCAGCACCAAATGGGGATGATTTTTCCTGAGACCATGCAGATAAAAACTCTTAGCAGCACTTGTGCCAAGCGTGAGGGAGCCACAGGCATGGGTGGGCAGGGAGACAGGTGCATCCCCAACCACAAGCACGAGTACACCTTCCTATACAAATGCAAGACCTCTCATTCCAGGCAGGGCAGGCTCCAGGCAGCTGCTCCCACCAAAACTGAATTAGCCAATgctgagcatgaaatgtttttgcCTGAATACTCATGGTGGAGAGAACAGTGAGGGCCTCCTCAGTAGCTCAACCCCAGCGAAGAGGTGGAGGAGCCATGTGGAGctgagtgtgcctgtgtgtgccttcACAAACCATCCCTCGGCATTCTCTATCCCCAACCTCAGCTGATTCCGGTCCTTCAAGAGGGAACAGGGCAGAAATACCAGCTGTGGAGCCAGACCCAGGGTTCCTGCCTGGTTGTGAGACTCAGGGTTCCTGCCTGGTTGTGAGACCCAGGGCAGAATGTGCTCCCTTgagcagcctcagtttccctttatGGACAGTGAGTGATTGAACCCTCAATCAGTTGGGCAATGCCAGGCCCCATGCAGAAAGAGAAGAGTCTGGATAACAGGGACTGGGAGGGGTTTGTGTCTCCTGCTCCTTGAACCCCCAGCCAGACCCGATGCCCATCCCAGCTGGCTATATCCGGACCCCCACATTAACACATCATGGCCACACACTAGGGTGGGGCAGTGAGCCCCCATCCCTCAACTTCAGAAATCCTTCCAGCTCCTGAAGCGCCCAGATAGGAGGAAAGACAGTCAACAGCCATGACATATCAGGAAATAGTCTTTATTACAAAAATCTGCATGTAAACAAATAGCCACAGCACTGAACAGCCTCCCTCCAGGGCAGGCACACCCGGGTTGTGAAAAAAGTCAGAGTCCTCTCCCGGCACACAGGCCTGCCCCGCGGCTGCGCTCCGGCTGCTTGGGACGCAGATCAGCCTGCGCATGCATCTCTGTGGGCCCAGCCCTCACTGGCCCCTGGCCTCACTGGGCAACACTGTCTGTCTGTCCATGACCATGAGGTTGGGGGTACCCGGCTGGCAGCTCCAAGGGACCCAGAGTCTGAGCCAGCCCTGAGGCTCCTGGGGCAGTTGGCTGGGCCAGCCCACCAACCCGTCCGTCCGTCTCCCACCATACTGAGAGCGGGTGGGACCTAGAGAACCGAGAGGTCGTGGCAGGACTTGGACTTGGCGCGAAAGGCCATCTTCCGGCTGTTACGAGCTACGATGCGGCCCAGGAAGCGCTTCGCCTTTTTGCCAAGGCTCTCTCGCCTCCGGGTACCTGCTTGCCGTCGCGCGTTGGCCTCTTTGCTGTCCCTGCGCAGGCGTATTTGGCGCACGACACCTTCAAACAGCGCCTGGACATTGTGGTGCAATGCCGCTGATGTCTCAATGAACTTGCAGTCAAAGACCACCGCGCAGGCCCGGCCCTCTGTGTGGGTGGGGACAGGCAGGCACCAGTAAATAAAGGGTGGGTGAGTGAGGAGTCCCCTCCAACCCTGGCCACCCATGGAAACTGCCACTCGAGAATTTGCAGGGTCCTCCCCCAAAACACAGAGACCCCAGCTCCTGTACTGAGGGTACTGGTCCCTGCTGCGTCACCCAGTAGGCAGAGTGCCTTCGTTTAAGGAGCCCCCAAAACAGTGGCCCTCAAAAGGAGAtccatttattgaaataatttgaagCCTGATACTTAAAGTACAACAGTAGTAAACACAGGAAAATGAGAAGTATGTTGGACaacttagttttttgttttgttttgttttttgttttttttttctgagacagagtcttgctgtgtcccaggccggagtgcactggcacaatctcagctcactgcaagcgccgcctcctgggttcacgccattctcctgcctcagcctcccaagtagctgggactacaggcgcccgccaccatgcctggctaattttttgtatttttagtagagaccgggtttcactgtgctagccaggatgggtcttgatctcctgacctcatgatccgcccgcctcagcctcccaaagtgctgggattacaggcgtgagccactgcgcctggcacaaCTTAGTAGTTTTTAATTAGAGGTTATATCATGACGAACGATGCAGTGGATTCGGGTTGCGTGGGCAAGGTCACCAAGTCACTGCTGGGTTCCTCTAAGGGGCTCAGTACCAGGACCCATAGGAAAGGATGCTGAGGCCAAGTGGGACGGGTCTTCCCCAGGGCCAAGTCTACTGTAAGAATGGCCGAGACCTAGGACTCTGACCTCCTGGCCTGTTCCCCTACACTCTCTTCCACCCACTTACCCCGAAACCAGCCAGGCCAGGACCAAgaggggcaggagaggagggCCCTGCGGTCCCCCAGCTCCCCTATCAGATTTGGTTCTTTCCCCACCCCTCTGGGGCCTTCTGGAGCCCTGTGAGCAGGCACCGGCTCTCTCCCATTTCCCTCCCTGCCAGTTTTCTTTCTGAACATTTTTAGCCTCTGATTATCCCCAGGGACTCAAGCTGAGCCAAGACTGCCTATATCAGGGCCCAGCTGGGCACTCCCTCCCCCTGCAACCTGCCGCCTACTCACCATCCACTGAGACCTCACGAGAGCGCACCAggtcgctcttgttgcccacaaGGATGATGGGCACATCATCTGTTTGCCGTGCACGACGCAGCTGGACCCGCAGTTCTGAGGCCTTCTCGAAGCTGCCCTTGTCCGTCACTGAGTACACGATGACATAGGCATCCCCCATGGCCATGCAGTGTCCGGGCAACCAGCGGCCCCCGTCCtggggaacacacacacacagtctgcCCAACAGTCCTCATGACCCTGACACAAGCCTGGCACTCCCAGACCCCTACCCCAActcactcctccctcccctgccctgggtCTCAGCCTGTACCCTACCTGCTCCCAAATGTCGTAGACCATGAGTGATGCCTCTTCTCCGTCCACCACAATGGAGCGATCATAGGTGTGCCCTAGGCAGGAGACCAGTAAACAGGTTACCAGCTGACTGTCAAAGCCCCTGCTGCCAGGTTTCCTGTTATGGCCACACCCTCCAGCTCCTCCCCAGAGCCCTCCTCATCCTCCACTCCACTTGCAGATGCTGGTATGTGGCAACAGCAGTGCCAGGCAGGGAAGTGGGGGCTGGAGGGCATGGTGTGCCTGACCTCTACCCACATGCCCCCCAAGCTAGCAATGTCCCAGGTGGCTGCTCCAATGCCCCCTGTCCTCCTGCTGCCTGGGTCCCAAGGTGGCTCTGACCCAGTGGCCTGAGTTAGAATAGTGACTGTCCCGCTCCCTAGGGACCTTGGCCACCTAGGGCTCCTCTCTTAGAAATCCCTCTGGTTCGAAACTCTGACCTGTCCCTGATAGGCAGGGAGGGATGTCCGGTCCCATCCCACAGAGCAGCCATATCTATGCCCTGGCCTTCTACTCTGGGCATTTCTTCCCTACCAAAGGCCAGGGGGtgtcccttctcctttcctttccccatttatgAAATGAGTAGGTAGAAGCGTGATTCTGAAAACACGAATAGAATTCCAcagtattggccaggcgcggtggctcacgcctgtaatcccagcaccttgggaagccaaggcgggtggatcacgaggtcagaagttcgagaccagcctggccaacatggtgaaaccccaactctactaaaaacacaaaaattagccgggcgtggtggtgggcgcctgtaatcccagctactctggaggctgaggcaggagaatcccttgaaacccaaaggcagaggttgcagtgagcctagatcgggccactgcactccagcctgggcgaaagagcgaaactccgtctcaaaataataataataataataataataataaattcttcCATGGTATTT
This genomic interval carries:
- the CDH16 gene encoding cadherin-16, which encodes MVPAWLWLLCISVPQALPEAQPAELSVEIPENYGGNFPLYLTKLLLPREGAEGQIMLSGDSGKAAQGPFAMDPDSGFLLVTRALDREEQAEYQLQVTLETQDRRVLWGPQPVLVRVKDENDQVPHFSQAIYRAQLSRGTRPGIPFLFLEASDQDEPGTANSDLRFRILSQAPAQPFPDMFQLEPRQGALALSPKGSTSLDHALEKTYRLLVQVKDMGDQASGHQAIATVEVSIIESTWVPLEPIHLAENLKVLYPHHIAQVHWSGVDVHYRLESHPLGPFDVDAEGNLYVTRELDTEAQAEYVLQVWAQNSRGEDYAAPLELHVLVMDENDNVPVCPPRGPAVSIPELSPPGTEVTRLSAEDADAPGSPNSHIVYQLLNPESEDGVEGRAFQVDSTSGSVTLGALPLQAGQNILLLVLAMDLAGAEGGFSSTCEVEVEVTDINDHAPEFTTSQIGPISLPEDVEPGTLVAMLTATDADLKPAFRLMDFAIERGDMDGTFDLDWEPDSGHVGLRLCKNLSYEAAPSHKVVVVVRSVAELVGPGPGPGATATVTVLVERVMPPPKLDQERYEASVPISAPAGSLLLTIQPSDPISRSLRFSLVNDSEGWLCIEKVSGEVHTAQSLQGTQPGDTYTVLVEAQDTDEPRLSTSVPLVIHFLKAPPAPALTPAPVPSRYLCTPRQDHGVIVSGPSKDSDLASGHGPYSFALGPNPTVQRDWRLQTLNGSHAYLTLALHWVEPREHIIPVVVSHNAQMWQLLVRVIVCRCNVEGQCMRKVGRMKGMPTKLSAVGILVGTLVAIGIFLILIFTHWTLSRKKDLNQPADSVPLKATV
- the RRAD gene encoding GTP-binding protein RAD, with the translated sequence MTLNGGDSGAGGSRGGGRERERRRGSTPWGPAPPLHRRSMPVDERDLQAALAPGSLAAAAAGTGTQGPRLDWPEDSEDSLSSGGSDSDESVYKVLLLGAPGVGKSALARIFGGVEDGPEAEAAGHTYDRSIVVDGEEASLMVYDIWEQDGGRWLPGHCMAMGDAYVIVYSVTDKGSFEKASELRVQLRRARQTDDVPIILVGNKSDLVRSREVSVDEGRACAVVFDCKFIETSAALHHNVQALFEGVVRQIRLRRDSKEANARRQAGTRRRESLGKKAKRFLGRIVARNSRKMAFRAKSKSCHDLSVL